The Helianthus annuus cultivar XRQ/B chromosome 16, HanXRQr2.0-SUNRISE, whole genome shotgun sequence genome includes a window with the following:
- the LOC110917017 gene encoding uncharacterized protein LOC110917017 has protein sequence MVSICASLHLHMDIQLMLPSPATTTTTPYTTAPSTPHHYPNYYYSAPTSPIHTTFHHDNNDNDNDYDDDDDDFAFDFSGQLEPPSISAADELFHCGQIKTSNPLLTHHHNPPTFSKKSSNSFTAAFHQTPGEQQTQPPQNPRETTSPFRISDILSEQDKLDTNNNQKYSLTWYNRWNLKNLLLFRSTSEGSARRRKEPVNRYARVTKGDEDVKNSSFRSTESCGSSRRMVRRVSAHEIHYTANRAVAEEMRRKTYLPYKSGLLGCLGFRNNIGVGTTSSGHTLNIY, from the coding sequence ATGGTTTCCATTTGTGCTTCTTTGCATCTTCACATGGATATACAACTCATGCTACCCTCACCggcgaccaccaccaccaccccctaCACCACCGCACCTTCCACTCCTCACCACTACCCCAATTACTACTACAGCGCCCCAACCAGCCCAATCCACACCACCTTTCACCACGACAACAACGATAACGATAACGACTACGATGACGACGACGACGATTTCGCATTCGATTTCAGTGGACAGCTAGAACCACCGTCTATCTCCGCAGCCGACGAGCTCTTTCACTGCGGTCAAATCAAAACATCAAACCCCCTCTTAACCCATCACCATAACCCCCCAACATTTTCCAAAAAAAGCTCCAATTCTTTCACTgcggcatttcatcaaacacctggtgAGCAACAAACCCAACCCCCTCAAAACCCACGTGAAACAACGTCCCCTTTCAGAATTTCCGATATTCTATCCGAACAAGATAAGTTAGATACCAACAACAATCAGAAATATTCTCTGACATGGTACAATAGATGGAACCTGAAGAACCTGTTACTGTTTAGAAGCACATCAGAGGGTAGTGCGAGAAGGAGGAAAGAGCCGGTGAATAGATACGCGAGAGTAACGAAAGGGGATGAGGATGTGAAGAATTCGAGCTTTCGAAGCACGGAGAGTTGTGGGTCGAGTCGGAGAATGGTAAGAAGGGTGTCGGCCCATGAGATACATTATACGGCGAACCGGGCGGTGGCGGAGGAGATGCGGCGGAAGACTTACTTGCCGTATAAGTCCGggttgttagggtgtttgggGTTTCGTAATAACATCGGTGTCGGTACCACCAGTAGTGGTCATACGTTAAATATATACTAG